From Companilactobacillus heilongjiangensis, one genomic window encodes:
- a CDS encoding DUF554 domain-containing protein, with product MIGTIFNVCMILVGSFVGSYFKKGIKPAYNEILTQALGLAAIAIGLNAVVQHMPKSHYPVLFIVSLAVGGLIGQALNLEKRFDNLVAKFSKPKEGGGNNLAEGLATGILLYCIGSLSILGPIQAALNKDYTFLFTNGMLDGITSIVLASTFGIGMALAAVAVFTWQGSIYLIAMLLQNSINNNMITELTIVVGILIMASGLGLLNIKKIKVLNLLPSLVVPIVVIAVMQLF from the coding sequence ATGATAGGAACAATTTTTAACGTCTGCATGATTTTAGTAGGAAGTTTCGTCGGTAGTTATTTCAAAAAAGGAATCAAGCCGGCGTATAATGAGATCCTGACACAGGCTTTGGGATTGGCTGCGATTGCCATTGGACTAAACGCCGTCGTGCAACATATGCCAAAAAGTCACTATCCAGTTTTATTCATTGTCAGTTTGGCGGTTGGAGGATTGATTGGGCAAGCACTCAATTTGGAAAAACGTTTCGATAACTTGGTTGCTAAGTTTTCTAAGCCAAAAGAGGGTGGTGGCAACAATTTGGCTGAAGGTTTAGCTACTGGTATTTTGTTATACTGTATCGGTTCATTGTCAATCTTGGGACCAATTCAAGCAGCGTTGAACAAAGATTATACTTTCCTATTTACCAATGGGATGCTTGATGGAATCACGTCCATTGTTTTGGCATCGACATTTGGTATCGGAATGGCTTTGGCCGCAGTGGCAGTTTTCACTTGGCAGGGTAGTATTTACTTGATTGCCATGTTGTTGCAAAATTCAATCAACAATAATATGATTACGGAACTGACAATAGTCGTAGGTATTTTAATCATGGCCTCTGGACTAGGTTTGTTAAATATTAAAAAAATAAAAGTTTTGAATTTATTGCCATCTTTAGTGGTACCAATCGTGGTTATCGCTGTCATGCAATTGTTTTAA
- a CDS encoding MerR family transcriptional regulator: MNQFFSIGQLAELFNIKISTLRYYDEVGLLKPAKVNTKTNYRYYSTQEFERLNVIGYLRALDLSVESIKDFFEARDIDKLEEMLKQQKSQVQAQIKVLQNVEQRIDARIGQVEDATHSKLDTIELIDLPEIPVIYLDENYRPSDDIEFPIVTLRQKYGVDKNIFLGKIALRISMEQLQQQNLSDYSGLLLILEPGDDTDDTGSLAAGKYLRLRFHGTHNNATEQYQKLLDYCQKHAYQIIGPAVETALIDYGITNEYSKYVTEIRIPIKD; encoded by the coding sequence ATGAATCAATTTTTTTCGATTGGTCAGCTTGCTGAACTGTTTAATATCAAGATATCTACCTTGCGTTATTACGATGAAGTAGGCTTACTGAAGCCTGCTAAAGTCAATACTAAAACGAATTATCGCTACTATTCGACACAAGAATTCGAACGGTTAAATGTGATTGGTTATTTGCGAGCATTGGATTTGTCAGTTGAATCAATTAAAGATTTCTTTGAAGCTCGTGATATTGATAAATTGGAAGAAATGCTAAAGCAACAAAAATCACAAGTTCAGGCACAAATTAAAGTTTTACAAAACGTTGAACAGCGAATTGACGCTCGAATTGGACAAGTTGAAGATGCTACACATAGCAAATTAGATACGATTGAATTAATTGATTTGCCAGAAATCCCCGTAATTTATTTAGATGAAAATTATCGTCCCAGTGATGATATTGAATTTCCTATCGTAACCTTGCGACAAAAATATGGGGTGGATAAGAATATTTTTTTGGGAAAAATTGCGTTGAGGATTTCTATGGAACAGTTACAACAGCAAAATCTTTCTGATTACAGTGGTCTGTTACTAATATTGGAACCGGGGGATGATACTGACGATACTGGCTCATTGGCTGCCGGCAAGTATTTGCGTTTGAGATTTCACGGGACGCATAATAATGCGACTGAGCAGTATCAAAAATTGTTGGATTATTGTCAAAAACATGCTTATCAGATTATTGGTCCAGCGGTTGAAACAGCTTTGATTGATTACGGTATTACCAACGAATATTCAAAATATGTGACGGAAATTCGGATTCCTATTAAAGATTAA